A stretch of Acidovorax sp. RAC01 DNA encodes these proteins:
- the flhD gene encoding flagellar transcriptional regulator FlhD has translation MTNDQILAEIREANLTYLMLAQTLIRQDKAEAVFRLGMNEESADILASLSAAQVMKLASRNTLLCSFRVDDNLVWSLLTNHSAKKVGNEATNTLHANILMASRVSEVL, from the coding sequence ATGACCAACGACCAAATCCTCGCAGAAATCCGCGAAGCCAATCTCACTTACCTGATGCTGGCCCAGACCCTGATTCGCCAGGACAAGGCCGAAGCGGTTTTCCGCCTGGGCATGAACGAAGAGTCTGCCGATATTCTGGCATCGCTGTCGGCAGCGCAAGTCATGAAACTGGCCTCCCGCAACACCCTTCTTTGCAGCTTCCGGGTGGACGATAACCTGGTGTGGAGCCTGCTGACCAACCACTCGGCCAAGAAGGTGGGCAACGAAGCCACCAACACGCTGCACGCCAACATCCTGATGGCCAGCCGCGTATCGGAAGTGCTGTAA
- the flhC gene encoding flagellar transcriptional regulator FlhC, producing the protein MTTAAKAPAKSVLNESKQIERAALLIQMGARMQVLESETTLSYERLIRLYKEIAGKSPSKGQLPFSTDWFLTWQENIHSSLFLNIYEYLSKGVDLDSVELLTKAYRLYNEQVATAEIEPLLSFTRAWRLVKFVDAGMLTRTKCSQCSGQFVTELYENRHFTCGLCNPPARAGKSKSAGALMLH; encoded by the coding sequence ATGACCACCGCCGCCAAAGCCCCTGCCAAGAGTGTCCTCAACGAGTCCAAGCAGATCGAACGCGCTGCGCTGCTCATCCAGATGGGCGCCCGCATGCAGGTGCTGGAATCGGAGACCACGCTGTCGTACGAGCGGCTGATCCGCCTGTACAAGGAAATCGCGGGCAAGTCGCCGTCGAAGGGCCAGTTGCCCTTTTCGACCGACTGGTTCCTGACCTGGCAGGAAAACATCCACAGCTCGCTGTTCCTGAACATCTACGAGTACCTGTCCAAGGGCGTAGACCTGGACTCGGTGGAACTGCTGACCAAGGCCTACCGCCTGTACAACGAACAGGTAGCCACGGCCGAGATCGAACCTCTGCTGTCTTTCACCCGCGCATGGCGCCTGGTGAAGTTTGTGGATGCCGGCATGCTCACCCGCACCAAATGCAGCCAGTGCAGCGGCCAGTTCGTGACCGAGCTGTACGAAAACCGCCACTTCACCTGCGGCCTGTGCAACCCGCCTGCCCGCGCAGGCAAGAGCAAGTCGGCCGGTGCGCTGATGCTGCACTGA
- a CDS encoding FlgO family outer membrane protein encodes MRHRWFRSGWRSASCLGIALSAVALQGCVTQGVNAYYYGDRLGGASSRTDLIAVNEQAADSLLLNAPLDAQQPLLVATLVSVDRLNESSRLGRLFSEQIAGRLVQRGLRVNEVKLRDALVLNREQGELLLSREVREVSHSQNAQAVVVGTYAVSHAMLYISLKLVVPSGNQVVAAHNYAVPVDDNVRALLAGR; translated from the coding sequence ATGAGACACCGTTGGTTCCGTTCGGGGTGGCGGTCTGCATCGTGCCTTGGCATTGCCCTGTCGGCGGTGGCCCTGCAGGGTTGCGTAACCCAGGGTGTCAATGCCTACTACTACGGTGACCGACTCGGCGGTGCCTCTTCGCGTACCGATCTGATCGCGGTCAATGAACAAGCAGCAGACTCGTTGTTGCTCAACGCCCCTCTGGACGCCCAGCAACCTTTGCTGGTTGCCACCCTGGTCAGCGTGGACCGATTGAACGAATCGTCGCGTCTCGGGCGCCTGTTTTCGGAGCAGATTGCGGGGCGACTGGTGCAGCGCGGCCTGCGGGTGAACGAAGTGAAGTTGCGTGACGCGCTGGTGCTCAACCGCGAACAGGGAGAGCTGCTTTTATCGCGCGAGGTGCGGGAGGTCAGCCACAGCCAGAATGCCCAGGCTGTGGTGGTTGGGACCTACGCTGTGTCTCACGCGATGCTGTACATCAGCCTCAAGCTCGTGGTTCCGTCTGGCAACCAGGTGGTTGCGGCGCACAACTATGCAGTGCCGGTGGATGACAACGTGCGTGCGTTGCTGGCTGGGCGCTGA